A region from the Parcubacteria group bacterium CG10_big_fil_rev_8_21_14_0_10_36_14 genome encodes:
- a CDS encoding SAM-dependent methyltransferase — protein sequence MLIQFLQKNKFFRKIIYKAGDIRARDMVKKIQSFLDKKDLILDIGSGTCNVCEILSNKGYKITPLDVQNLSFVNNMKPVIYDGNKIPFNDNRFDKSLILTVLHHTPEPEKILYEAKRVSKKIIIIEDIYVNWLHKYVTYFFDSLLNLEFAGHPHTNKDDKQWKKTFEKLGLKLIDVKYNYSLLVFKHATYYLEK from the coding sequence ATGTTAATTCAATTTTTACAAAAAAATAAGTTTTTCAGGAAAATTATTTACAAAGCTGGAGATATAAGAGCCAGAGATATGGTCAAGAAAATCCAATCTTTTCTGGACAAAAAGGATCTGATACTAGACATTGGTTCTGGCACTTGCAATGTTTGTGAAATTTTATCCAATAAAGGATATAAAATTACCCCGTTGGATGTTCAAAATTTGAGCTTTGTAAATAACATGAAGCCAGTTATCTATGATGGAAACAAGATTCCATTTAATGATAATAGGTTTGATAAATCTTTGATATTGACTGTTTTGCACCATACTCCTGAACCCGAAAAAATTTTATATGAAGCAAAACGTGTTTCGAAAAAGATCATTATCATAGAGGATATTTACGTTAACTGGCTTCATAAATATGTAACTTATTTTTTTGATAGCTTACTTAATTTGGAATTTGCAGGACACCCACATACCAATAAAGACGACAAGCAATGGAAAAAAACATTCGAAAAATTGGGTTTAAAACTTATTGATGTAAAATATAACTATTCACTCTTGGTTTTCAAGCATGCTACATATTATCTTGAAAAATAA
- a CDS encoding integrase: MQEYQNYLDKTKRELYLRNYSQKTIKAYLLCLKHYSNFIKNGIEEANEEKIKEFLLHIKSKNYSPQTINLYLNAIKFFYKEIIGSYIKINIKFSKKSKKLPIVLSRQEIGDIIDNIGNKKHKLLIALSYGAGLRVSEAIDLKIKDVLPDENIIHIKEAKGKKDRITVLPESLKTELLILISNRSADSFLFESERGGKLTTRTAQKIFENALKKTGIKKDATFHSLRHSFATHLLENGTDVRYVQELLGHANIRTTQIYTHITNPSLKNIKSPL, encoded by the coding sequence ATGCAAGAGTATCAAAATTATTTGGATAAAACAAAGCGAGAATTATATTTGCGAAATTATAGCCAAAAAACAATTAAAGCATACTTGCTTTGTTTAAAGCACTATTCTAATTTTATCAAAAATGGTATAGAAGAAGCAAATGAAGAAAAAATCAAAGAATTTCTGCTTCACATCAAAAGTAAAAATTATTCCCCTCAAACGATAAATCTTTATTTGAACGCCATTAAGTTTTTTTACAAGGAAATCATAGGGTCATACATAAAAATTAACATAAAATTTTCTAAAAAAAGCAAAAAATTGCCGATTGTGTTATCTCGGCAAGAAATAGGTGATATTATAGATAATATCGGCAATAAAAAACATAAACTATTAATCGCTCTGTCTTATGGAGCCGGGCTACGGGTTAGCGAAGCCATTGATTTGAAAATAAAAGATGTTTTGCCGGACGAAAATATAATTCACATTAAAGAAGCAAAGGGAAAAAAGGATAGGATAACGGTGCTTCCCGAGAGTTTAAAAACAGAGTTATTGATACTGATAAGCAATAGGAGCGCTGATAGTTTTCTTTTTGAAAGCGAACGCGGAGGAAAATTAACGACAAGGACGGCACAAAAAATTTTTGAAAACGCGCTAAAAAAGACGGGAATAAAAAAAGACGCTACCTTTCACTCTTTGCGCCATAGCTTTGCTACGCATTTGCTTGAAAATGGCACAGATGTGCGATATGTGCAGGAACTTTTGGGACATGCCAATATTCGTACAACGCAAATTTATACGCACATAACAAATCCGAGTTTAAAAAATATAAAAAGTCCATTATGA
- a CDS encoding elongation factor 4, translating into MNNVRNFCIIAHIDHGKSTLSDRLLEFTGTVNKRDMKAQLLDTMDLERERGITIKLQPVRMDYTLGGTPYILNLIDTPGHVDFTYEVSRSLAACEGAVLLVDATQGVQAQTIANLYLALDQGLTIIPVINKIDLAGAEIEKTKEEIVRITGCKKEEIIEVSGKTGQGVLELLQVVIDRVPAPKIEDKKPLRALIFDSNYDEYRGVVAYIRVVDGRLVPGMKVKMLGTGRISEVLETGYFKPKMQKSNNLETGEIGYVVTGVKNISKLRVGDTIAENNTDAKALPGYKNVRPMVYAGIFPKDGSNYAELREAMDKLKLSDASLDFEPERSEALGVGFRVGFLGLLHLEIITERIKREFDIDLMVTAPSVAYEVHKTNGEKIIIKSPQELPDPSQRAEVLEPWVKADIVTPKEFMGNIMQLVATRQGEYKNTEYIGDENLGGRVILHYEMPLASVVTDFYDKLKSTSSGYASLNYELAGQREAEIDRLDILVAESPVEALSTIVYRDTAYVDARRVVDKLKDVLPRQMFEVKIQAILNYRIEMKGGGKIIASNRIPPMKKDVTAKLYGGDVTRKRKLLEKQKKGKRKMKEMGVGRVDIPPEAFTAILKKD; encoded by the coding sequence ATGAATAACGTCCGCAACTTTTGTATTATCGCGCACATTGACCATGGAAAATCCACTTTGTCGGACCGGCTTTTGGAGTTTACTGGAACCGTTAATAAGCGCGACATGAAGGCACAGCTTTTGGATACTATGGATTTGGAGCGAGAAAGAGGCATAACAATCAAGCTCCAGCCTGTTCGTATGGACTATACCCTTGGTGGTACGCCATATATTTTAAATTTAATAGACACTCCGGGGCATGTTGATTTTACATACGAGGTTTCTCGTTCTTTGGCGGCTTGTGAAGGAGCGGTTTTGCTTGTTGATGCCACGCAAGGCGTGCAGGCGCAAACAATTGCCAATCTTTATTTAGCACTTGACCAGGGATTAACTATAATTCCTGTTATCAATAAAATTGATTTAGCCGGCGCGGAAATAGAAAAAACAAAAGAAGAGATTGTTCGCATTACTGGATGTAAAAAAGAAGAAATAATTGAAGTTTCCGGAAAGACAGGACAAGGAGTTCTGGAGCTTCTACAGGTTGTTATAGATCGTGTGCCTGCGCCAAAAATAGAAGACAAAAAACCACTTCGCGCTTTAATCTTTGATTCAAATTACGATGAATATCGGGGAGTGGTTGCTTATATCCGAGTTGTTGATGGCAGGTTAGTTCCGGGGATGAAAGTTAAGATGCTTGGTACGGGGAGAATATCGGAAGTTTTGGAAACAGGATATTTCAAACCCAAAATGCAAAAAAGCAACAATTTGGAAACAGGAGAAATTGGATATGTCGTAACAGGTGTAAAAAATATAAGCAAATTACGAGTAGGAGACACAATAGCTGAAAATAATACAGATGCCAAAGCTCTGCCTGGCTATAAAAATGTACGGCCAATGGTGTATGCTGGTATTTTTCCAAAAGATGGAAGCAACTATGCAGAACTCCGTGAAGCAATGGACAAATTAAAATTAAGCGATGCTTCGCTGGACTTTGAGCCGGAACGGAGTGAAGCGCTTGGCGTTGGTTTTCGCGTCGGTTTTTTAGGACTTCTTCATTTAGAAATTATTACAGAAAGAATAAAGCGCGAATTTGATATAGACCTGATGGTAACCGCGCCTTCCGTCGCATACGAAGTCCATAAAACAAATGGCGAAAAAATAATAATAAAAAGTCCGCAGGAACTCCCTGATCCTTCACAACGCGCAGAAGTATTGGAGCCATGGGTCAAGGCCGACATTGTAACGCCAAAAGAATTTATGGGAAATATTATGCAACTTGTTGCTACGCGACAAGGAGAATATAAAAATACCGAATATATTGGCGACGAAAATTTGGGCGGGCGGGTAATTTTGCATTACGAAATGCCGTTAGCCTCGGTTGTTACCGATTTTTATGATAAACTGAAAAGCACCAGTTCGGGTTATGCTTCGTTAAATTACGAGCTTGCCGGACAAAGAGAAGCAGAAATTGATCGCTTGGATATTTTGGTCGCCGAGTCGCCGGTTGAAGCGCTTTCCACAATTGTTTATCGTGATACGGCTTATGTTGATGCGCGCCGAGTCGTGGACAAATTGAAGGATGTATTGCCTCGCCAAATGTTTGAAGTAAAAATACAGGCAATTCTCAATTATCGCATTGAAATGAAAGGCGGAGGAAAAATAATCGCCTCAAACCGGATTCCTCCGATGAAAAAAGACGTAACTGCTAAACTTTATGGCGGAGATGTGACGCGTAAACGCAAACTTTTGGAAAAACAGAAAAAAGGAAAACGTAAAATGAAAGAAATGGGAGTGGGAAGAGTAGATATTCCGCCGGAAGCATTTACCGCGATACTTAAAAAGGATTAA